One Spiribacter halobius DNA segment encodes these proteins:
- the betB gene encoding betaine-aldehyde dehydrogenase, whose translation MSASPDHLLWIDGGPQPAIEGGHFETENPGTGEVLATVALAGAPDVDRAVAAARRAQPAWAALGGTGRGRVLARAAALLREHRDELARLETLDGGKPIAETPEADVDSAADCLEYFAGQAASLQGEYQEVPGGFFYTRPEPLGVCAGIGAWNYPLQIAAWKAAPALAAGNAMVFKPAELTPLSALRLAELLAEAGVPAGVYNVVQGFADTGRALTTHAGVDKVSLTGEVGTGKAVMRDAADTLKAVTMELGGKSPLVVFDDASLDDAVSGALLGNFYTQGEICTNGTRVFVHEAVIEEFLERLLARTAKLRVGNPLDPETDVGALISAGHRDHVLGYIERGRAEGAELLCGGEAVTVPGCEGGHYVAPTVFRAPDDEQTIVREEIFGPVMTVLAFRDEDEVIRRANDTPYGLAGGVFTRDLTRGHRVAAALEAGVVWVNHYNLTPIEMPFGGVKQSGLGRENSRRALEHYTRLKSVYVSMESVEAPY comes from the coding sequence ATGTCCGCATCGCCTGATCACCTGCTCTGGATCGACGGCGGGCCCCAGCCCGCCATCGAGGGCGGCCACTTCGAGACCGAGAACCCGGGCACCGGCGAGGTGCTGGCCACGGTGGCCCTCGCCGGCGCCCCGGACGTGGACCGCGCCGTCGCCGCGGCGCGCCGGGCGCAGCCGGCCTGGGCGGCCCTCGGCGGCACCGGGCGCGGCCGCGTGCTCGCCCGGGCGGCGGCGCTGCTGCGCGAGCATCGCGACGAGCTGGCGCGCCTGGAGACCCTGGACGGGGGCAAGCCCATCGCCGAGACGCCGGAGGCGGACGTGGACTCCGCCGCCGACTGCCTCGAATACTTCGCCGGCCAGGCGGCCTCGCTCCAGGGCGAGTACCAGGAGGTCCCGGGGGGCTTCTTCTACACCCGTCCCGAGCCGCTCGGCGTCTGCGCCGGCATCGGCGCCTGGAACTATCCGCTGCAGATCGCCGCCTGGAAGGCCGCGCCCGCGCTCGCCGCGGGCAACGCCATGGTGTTCAAGCCCGCCGAGCTGACCCCCCTCTCCGCGCTGCGCTTAGCCGAGCTGCTGGCCGAGGCGGGCGTGCCCGCAGGGGTCTACAACGTGGTCCAGGGTTTCGCCGACACCGGGCGTGCGCTCACCACCCACGCCGGCGTGGACAAGGTCTCACTCACCGGCGAGGTGGGCACCGGCAAGGCCGTGATGCGCGACGCCGCCGACACCCTCAAGGCGGTGACCATGGAGCTCGGCGGCAAGTCGCCGCTGGTGGTCTTCGACGACGCCAGCCTCGACGACGCCGTCTCCGGCGCCCTGCTCGGCAACTTCTACACCCAGGGCGAGATCTGCACCAACGGCACCCGGGTGTTCGTGCACGAGGCGGTGATCGAGGAATTCCTCGAGCGCCTGCTGGCACGCACGGCGAAGCTGCGCGTGGGCAATCCGCTGGATCCGGAGACGGACGTCGGTGCGCTGATCTCCGCCGGCCACCGCGACCATGTCCTCGGCTACATCGAGCGCGGCCGGGCCGAGGGCGCGGAGCTGCTCTGCGGCGGCGAGGCGGTCACCGTCCCGGGCTGCGAGGGCGGGCACTACGTCGCCCCCACGGTGTTCCGCGCGCCCGACGACGAGCAGACCATCGTGCGCGAGGAGATCTTCGGCCCGGTGATGACGGTGCTCGCCTTCCGCGACGAGGACGAGGTCATCCGCCGCGCCAACGACACCCCCTACGGCCTCGCCGGCGGCGTGTTCACCCGCGACCTCACCCGCGGCCACCGCGTGGCGGCGGCCCTGGAGGCGGGGGTGGTCTGGGTGAACCACTACAACCTGACCCCCATCGAGATGCCCTTCGGCGGCGTCAAGCAGTCCGGCCTCGGCCGCGAGAACAGCCGCCGGGCGCTGGAGCACTACACCCGGCTGAAAAGCGTCTACGTCTCGATGGAGAGCGTGGAGGCGCCGTACTGA
- the betA gene encoding choline dehydrogenase, giving the protein MTTQTFDYIIVGSGSAGAVLANRLSEDPDVSVLLLEAGPMDRSLWIHMPSAFAKPLANDRYNWYYHSEPEPFMDQRRMYCPRGRVLGGSSSINGMAYVRGHALDYEHWAADFDLPDWRYRDVLPYFKRAEDFDQGGNDYHGQGGPLHVTTGPMRNPLYRAFVDAGVAAGYPYTADMNGYQQEGFGPMFMTTRRGQRWSTANAYLRPVLSRPNLHLCVRALTERVVLEDGRATGVTFRHRSVRQTVRAEREVLLCGGAINSPQLLMLSGIGPADHLRGHGIDVAVDSPGVGRNLQDHLEVYVQYACRQPITLYSALKPWNQALIGAEWLLLRRGLGATNHFESGGFIRSEAGVRQPDLQYHFLPMAITYDGSATAETHGFQAHVGPMRPESRGSVTLAGPEPDQAPRILFNYMGTERDRHEMREAIRLTREVIAQSPFDDFRGEELGPGPAVQSDAELDAWVRQHGESAYHPSGTCRMGGGEASVVDGAARVRGVEGLRVVDASVMPRITSGNLNAPTIMLAEKLADTIRGRAPLPAEDHPWYEAPNWETSQR; this is encoded by the coding sequence ATGACCACACAGACCTTCGACTACATCATCGTCGGCTCCGGCTCCGCCGGGGCCGTGCTCGCCAACCGGCTCAGCGAGGACCCGGACGTCTCCGTGCTGCTGCTGGAGGCCGGGCCCATGGACCGCAGCCTGTGGATCCATATGCCCTCGGCGTTCGCCAAGCCGCTCGCCAACGACCGCTACAACTGGTACTACCACTCCGAGCCCGAGCCGTTCATGGACCAGCGCCGCATGTACTGCCCCCGCGGGCGGGTGCTCGGCGGCTCCTCATCCATCAACGGCATGGCCTACGTCCGCGGCCACGCGCTCGACTACGAGCACTGGGCGGCGGACTTCGACCTGCCGGACTGGCGCTATCGCGACGTCCTGCCCTACTTCAAGCGCGCCGAGGACTTCGACCAGGGCGGCAACGACTACCACGGCCAGGGCGGGCCGCTGCACGTCACCACCGGGCCCATGCGCAACCCGCTGTACCGGGCGTTCGTCGATGCCGGCGTCGCCGCCGGCTACCCCTACACCGCGGACATGAACGGCTACCAGCAGGAAGGCTTCGGGCCGATGTTCATGACCACCCGGCGCGGCCAGCGCTGGTCCACGGCCAACGCCTACCTGCGCCCGGTACTGTCGCGGCCGAACCTGCATCTGTGCGTGCGCGCGCTCACGGAGAGGGTGGTGCTCGAGGACGGCCGCGCCACCGGCGTCACCTTCCGCCACCGGAGCGTGCGCCAGACGGTGCGCGCCGAGCGCGAGGTGCTGCTCTGCGGCGGCGCCATCAACTCGCCGCAGCTGCTGATGCTCTCCGGCATCGGCCCGGCGGACCACCTGCGCGGGCACGGGATCGACGTGGCCGTGGACTCGCCCGGCGTCGGCCGGAACCTGCAGGACCACCTCGAGGTGTACGTGCAGTACGCCTGCCGCCAGCCGATCACCCTCTACAGCGCGCTCAAGCCCTGGAACCAGGCGCTGATCGGCGCCGAGTGGCTGCTGCTGCGGCGCGGGCTCGGGGCCACCAACCATTTCGAGTCCGGCGGCTTCATCCGCAGCGAGGCGGGCGTGCGCCAGCCCGACCTGCAGTATCACTTCCTGCCCATGGCGATCACCTACGACGGCAGCGCCACCGCCGAGACCCACGGCTTCCAGGCTCACGTCGGCCCCATGCGCCCGGAGAGCCGCGGCAGCGTGACGCTGGCCGGCCCGGAGCCGGACCAGGCGCCGCGCATCCTGTTCAACTACATGGGCACCGAGCGCGACCGCCACGAGATGCGCGAGGCCATCCGCCTCACCCGCGAGGTCATCGCCCAGTCCCCGTTCGACGACTTCCGCGGCGAGGAGCTCGGCCCGGGTCCGGCCGTGCAGAGCGACGCCGAGCTGGACGCCTGGGTGCGCCAGCACGGCGAGAGCGCCTACCACCCGAGCGGCACCTGCCGCATGGGCGGCGGCGAGGCCTCGGTGGTGGACGGCGCCGCCCGCGTGCGCGGCGTCGAGGGCCTGCGCGTGGTGGACGCTTCGGTCATGCCGCGCATCACCAGCGGCAACCTCAACGCCCCCACCATCATGCTCGCCGAGAAGCTCGCCGACACCATCCGCGGCCGCGCCCCCCTGCCGGCGGAGGACCACCCCTGGTACGAGGCGCCGAACTGGGAGACGAGCCAGCGGTAG
- a CDS encoding HD domain-containing phosphohydrolase: MSTDTTAEVVCVDDDPEVLRLLQDTLTGHGYSVIGYTSVSEARAGLARHGAEAVISDFKLPDGDGIALLAEVARDHPRSVRILITGYADYAASVRAINEGHCYAYLEKPWRARELLDTLAAGLHGARSIGGALAEVSPTPDANRSLDDLEPLLGAVPQLLGDHKPGHGERVAELLTGFCQHLGLGGAGFESLRLAALVHDVGEAGLPAETRELPESRLAAGARAAFERHPAIAAEWLARHPRLGTAAKIVRLHHERHDGRGFPEGLAGGGIPVPARLLALADAFDEALHGHLFPRRFSEQEACQFVEEERGRRFDPRVVNAFLRWRRQHGPAAATPQAAAGEGVPVSDLREGMVLAEDLTTSTGILLVPAGHRLSAALLSRIRALQGGVSGTVRIRAD; encoded by the coding sequence ATGAGCACGGACACCACCGCCGAGGTGGTCTGCGTCGACGACGACCCCGAGGTACTGCGCCTGCTGCAGGACACCCTGACAGGCCACGGCTACTCGGTGATCGGCTACACCAGCGTCAGCGAGGCGCGGGCGGGCCTTGCCCGCCACGGCGCAGAGGCCGTGATCTCGGACTTCAAGCTGCCCGACGGCGACGGCATCGCCCTGCTCGCCGAGGTCGCCCGCGACCATCCCCGCAGCGTGCGCATACTGATCACCGGCTACGCCGACTACGCGGCAAGCGTGCGCGCCATCAACGAGGGCCACTGCTACGCCTACCTGGAGAAGCCCTGGCGCGCCCGGGAGCTGCTGGATACCCTCGCCGCCGGGCTGCACGGCGCGCGCAGCATCGGCGGCGCGCTGGCGGAAGTCAGCCCCACGCCGGATGCGAACCGAAGCCTGGACGATCTGGAGCCGCTGCTCGGCGCGGTGCCGCAGCTGCTGGGCGACCACAAGCCCGGCCATGGCGAGCGCGTCGCCGAGCTGCTCACGGGCTTCTGCCAGCATCTCGGCCTCGGCGGTGCCGGCTTCGAGAGCCTGCGCCTGGCAGCGCTGGTGCACGACGTCGGCGAGGCCGGTCTGCCGGCGGAGACGCGGGAGCTGCCCGAGAGCCGGCTCGCCGCCGGCGCCCGCGCCGCCTTCGAGCGCCATCCCGCCATCGCGGCGGAGTGGCTCGCCCGGCATCCACGCCTCGGCACGGCGGCGAAGATCGTCCGCCTGCACCATGAGCGCCACGATGGCCGCGGCTTCCCCGAGGGCCTCGCCGGCGGGGGCATTCCGGTGCCGGCGCGCCTGCTCGCCCTGGCCGACGCCTTCGACGAGGCGCTGCACGGGCATCTGTTCCCGCGCCGCTTCTCGGAGCAGGAGGCCTGCCAGTTCGTCGAGGAGGAGCGCGGCCGGCGCTTCGACCCGCGGGTGGTCAATGCCTTCCTGCGCTGGCGCCGGCAGCACGGGCCAGCGGCGGCGACGCCGCAGGCGGCCGCCGGCGAGGGCGTACCGGTGAGCGACCTGCGCGAGGGCATGGTCCTCGCCGAGGACCTCACCACCAGCACCGGCATCCTGCTCGTCCCGGCGGGCCACCGCCTCAGCGCCGCCCTGCTGAGCCGGATCCGCGCCCTCCAGGGCGGCGTCAGCGGCACCGTGCGCATCCGCGCCGACTGA
- the choX gene encoding choline ABC transporter substrate-binding protein, with translation MQHRIRLSLAAAALVAAGGAYAQEPESCRDVGIANVNWTGVTVKSETASYILDALGYNTTLTTASVPIAFQSVAEGDRDFFLGLWLPTQQSMIEPYLESGEIDQVTANLKGAKYTLAVPDYVYEAGVTSFSDLDEYRDRFEGRIYGIEAGNDGNLIIQQMIDEDAFGLGDWNLMESSEAGMLTQVKRSVPREDWVVFLGWAPHPMNLNIDMEYLTGGEEYFGPDQGGATVYTVATSGYTDRCANVGRFLEQYEYTVEEQSRAGGYVINEDMGTREAGLRLIEEQPELLERWLDGVTTADGSEDAVAVVRESLGL, from the coding sequence ATGCAGCATCGCATCCGACTCTCCCTCGCCGCCGCCGCGCTGGTAGCCGCCGGCGGGGCGTATGCCCAGGAACCCGAGTCCTGCCGCGACGTCGGCATCGCCAACGTCAACTGGACCGGCGTGACCGTGAAGTCCGAGACCGCGAGCTACATCCTCGACGCGCTCGGATACAACACCACGCTGACCACGGCCTCCGTGCCCATCGCCTTCCAGTCCGTCGCCGAGGGCGATCGCGACTTCTTCCTCGGGCTGTGGCTGCCCACCCAGCAGAGCATGATCGAGCCCTATCTCGAGTCCGGGGAGATCGATCAGGTCACCGCGAATCTGAAAGGGGCGAAGTACACCCTGGCGGTGCCGGACTACGTGTATGAGGCCGGCGTGACCTCCTTCTCCGATCTCGACGAGTATCGCGACCGGTTCGAGGGCCGCATCTACGGCATCGAGGCCGGCAATGACGGCAATCTGATCATCCAGCAGATGATCGACGAGGATGCCTTCGGCCTGGGCGACTGGAACCTGATGGAGTCCTCGGAGGCGGGCATGCTCACGCAGGTGAAGCGCTCGGTGCCGCGCGAGGACTGGGTGGTCTTCCTCGGCTGGGCGCCGCACCCGATGAACCTCAACATCGACATGGAGTACCTCACTGGCGGTGAGGAGTACTTCGGCCCGGACCAGGGCGGCGCCACGGTGTACACGGTCGCCACCAGCGGCTACACGGACCGCTGCGCCAACGTCGGCCGGTTCCTTGAGCAGTACGAGTACACCGTCGAGGAGCAGAGCCGTGCCGGTGGCTATGTCATCAACGAGGACATGGGCACCCGCGAGGCGGGCCTGCGCCTGATCGAGGAGCAGCCGGAGCTGCTGGAGCGCTGGCTCGACGGCGTCACCACCGCCGACGGCAGCGAGGACGCTGTTGCCGTGGTGCGGGAGTCGCTCGGGCTGTAA
- the betI gene encoding transcriptional regulator BetI, translated as MPKRGMEPIRQRQFIEATLQIIHEQGLHETTLARVGRRAGASPGLVAHYFGDKSGLLAATLRHLARELAREYRERRRTAEPGLGQVLAIIDANFAPSQSGAVVVSGWLSFWAQVNHHPELARIQRIVTRRLESNLLHALRGLLAREDARHVAEGLGVMIDGLWLRASMRTGGFDISQARELARDYLISQLRLRGGETQNVRIA; from the coding sequence ATGCCCAAGCGGGGAATGGAACCCATCCGCCAGCGCCAGTTCATCGAAGCCACGCTGCAGATCATCCACGAGCAGGGCCTGCACGAGACGACGCTCGCCCGCGTCGGCCGGCGCGCCGGCGCCTCGCCGGGGCTGGTGGCACACTACTTCGGCGACAAGTCCGGCCTGCTGGCGGCCACCCTGCGCCATCTGGCGCGGGAGCTCGCCCGCGAGTACCGCGAGCGCCGGCGGACCGCCGAGCCCGGCCTCGGCCAGGTGCTCGCCATCATCGACGCCAACTTCGCCCCCAGCCAGTCCGGGGCGGTGGTGGTGAGCGGCTGGCTGTCGTTCTGGGCCCAGGTCAACCACCACCCCGAGCTCGCGCGCATCCAGCGGATCGTGACGCGGCGGCTCGAGAGCAACCTGCTGCACGCCCTGCGCGGCCTGCTCGCCCGCGAGGATGCGCGCCACGTGGCCGAGGGCCTTGGCGTGATGATAGACGGCCTGTGGCTGCGCGCCAGCATGCGCACCGGCGGCTTCGACATCAGCCAGGCGCGGGAGCTCGCCCGGGATTACCTCATCAGTCAGCTACGCCTGCGCGGCGGGGAGACGCAGAATGTCCGCATCGCCTGA
- a CDS encoding DNA polymerase IV: MTTLPEPAGATRRVILHVDMDAFFAAVELRRRPELRGQPVVVGGRGDPASRGVVSTATYEARVFGIHSGMPLRTAARLCPEAVFLPVDFAAYQAASADVFAILGRVSPVLQAVGLDEAYLDLTGHSEAPLATARALKSDIQAATGLVASVGIAPNRLLAKIASDLEKPDGLTRLTHEDVPARVWPLPVRTLHGVGPRAEARLHELGIGTIGELAGTAVEHLQSAFGERHARALLRAAHGEDERPVQTERVRKSIGRERTFQQDCRSSGRLAHEAGGMLDQVLTRLREKGLRARTVTVKLRYRDFTTHTRSLSLPSPSDDPHILHAAVHSCLFQHRLHRAVRLLGVQLSQLSGPL, from the coding sequence ATGACGACCCTGCCTGAGCCTGCCGGGGCGACCCGCCGCGTCATCCTCCACGTCGACATGGATGCCTTCTTCGCCGCCGTGGAGCTGCGGCGGCGCCCGGAGCTGCGCGGGCAGCCGGTGGTGGTGGGCGGCCGCGGCGACCCGGCGAGCCGCGGGGTCGTCTCCACCGCCACCTACGAGGCCCGGGTGTTCGGCATCCACTCCGGCATGCCGCTGCGCACCGCCGCCCGGCTGTGTCCGGAAGCGGTGTTCCTGCCGGTGGACTTCGCCGCCTACCAGGCGGCCTCGGCAGACGTGTTCGCCATCCTCGGCCGGGTGAGCCCGGTGCTCCAGGCAGTGGGGCTCGACGAGGCCTACCTGGATCTCACCGGGCACAGTGAGGCACCGCTGGCCACCGCCCGCGCGCTCAAGTCCGACATCCAGGCCGCCACCGGGCTGGTCGCCTCCGTCGGCATCGCCCCCAACCGCCTGCTGGCCAAGATCGCCTCCGATCTGGAGAAGCCGGACGGGCTCACCCGGCTGACCCACGAAGACGTCCCGGCGCGGGTCTGGCCGCTGCCGGTGCGCACGCTGCACGGCGTCGGCCCGCGGGCGGAGGCGCGCCTGCACGAGCTCGGCATCGGGACCATCGGCGAGCTGGCAGGAACGGCCGTCGAACACCTGCAGAGCGCCTTCGGCGAGCGCCATGCCCGCGCCCTGCTGCGCGCCGCCCACGGCGAGGACGAGCGCCCCGTGCAGACCGAGCGGGTGCGCAAATCCATCGGCCGCGAGCGCACCTTCCAGCAGGACTGCCGCAGCAGCGGCCGGCTCGCCCATGAGGCCGGGGGCATGCTGGATCAGGTACTCACGCGCCTGCGGGAGAAGGGCCTGCGCGCCCGCACCGTGACCGTGAAGCTGCGCTACCGGGACTTCACCACCCACACCCGCTCGCTCTCCCTGCCAAGTCCGAGCGACGACCCGCACATCCTCCACGCCGCCGTGCACAGCTGCCTGTTCCAGCACCGCCTGCACCGCGCGGTGCGCCTGCTCGGCGTGCAGCTCTCACAGCTCAGCGGCCCCCTCTAG
- a CDS encoding TRAP transporter permease, whose product MSESENGSGAGEFLSTETGARMPKGSVGRLLLVIPFLWSLFQIWYSSPLPFIVGFGIFNSTEARAIHLGFAIFLAFMAFPALKRSPRDHVPLADWALALLATASVMYLVVFYEALSQRPGNPTWYDIVVALSGIVLLLEATRRALGPPLMVVALVFLAYVLGGQYAPDVIAHDGASLGRVASHMWLTTEGVFGVALGVSTDFVFLFVLFGALLERAGAGAYFIKVAFAMLGRYRGGPAKAAVVASGLSGIISGSSIANVVTTGTFTIPLMKRVGFPGTKAGAVEVAASTNGQLTPPVMGAAAFLMVEYVGIPYLQVIQHAILPALISYIALLYMVHLEAVKLGMEPMRGPARARLLVRLTLIASNILGIIALSLAVYYGVGWTKDVFGAAAAPIVGAVVIAAYVALVWLAARQPTLEDKGTDEDLVIPPLGPTVRAGLYFLLPVAVLIWCLMVERFSPGLSAFWAVMFMIAISLTHRPLLAFFQRDRTLWAATRQGVAELADGMIGGARNMIGIGVATATAGIVVGTVTLTGIGLVMTEFVEFISGGNLMLILFFVALLSLILGMGLPTTANYIVVSTLMAPVVVELGAQNGLVVPLIAVHMFVFYFGILADDTPPVGLAAFAASAISGADPIRTGIQGFAYDIRTAILPFMFIFNTQILLIGLTGWVDLVITVVSATLAMLVFSAATQGYWLTRSRWYETAALLLITFTLFRPGFWWDDIYPPYENVPGTEIFEVMETIPAGGNLAVLASGMTIEGNEVSKTVLIPLEEPPGDPQNRLRAAGLSVMTTGGQAQVQNVRYGSQAQRAGLDFGFTIDAVRLPADRPPKELATIPAFLLLGAIGWAQHRRRQREGEPAPNAELRGAET is encoded by the coding sequence ATGAGCGAGAGCGAAAACGGCAGCGGCGCAGGCGAGTTCCTCAGCACCGAGACCGGCGCCCGCATGCCGAAGGGGTCGGTGGGCCGGCTGCTGCTGGTCATCCCCTTCCTGTGGTCGCTGTTCCAGATCTGGTACAGCTCGCCGCTGCCCTTCATCGTCGGCTTCGGCATCTTCAACAGCACCGAGGCGCGGGCGATCCATCTCGGCTTCGCCATCTTCCTCGCCTTCATGGCCTTCCCGGCGCTGAAGCGCTCGCCACGGGACCACGTGCCGCTGGCGGACTGGGCGCTGGCGCTGCTCGCCACCGCCTCGGTGATGTATCTGGTGGTGTTCTACGAGGCGCTGTCCCAGCGCCCGGGCAATCCCACCTGGTACGACATCGTCGTCGCCCTCTCGGGCATCGTGCTGCTGCTGGAGGCGACCCGGCGGGCGCTCGGGCCGCCGCTGATGGTGGTGGCGCTGGTGTTCCTGGCCTACGTCCTCGGCGGCCAGTACGCGCCCGACGTCATCGCCCACGACGGCGCGAGCCTCGGGCGCGTGGCCTCGCACATGTGGCTGACCACCGAGGGCGTGTTCGGTGTCGCCCTCGGGGTGTCGACGGACTTCGTGTTCCTGTTCGTGCTCTTCGGCGCGCTGCTGGAGCGCGCCGGGGCGGGGGCGTACTTCATCAAGGTGGCGTTCGCCATGCTGGGCCGCTACCGGGGCGGGCCGGCCAAGGCGGCGGTGGTGGCCTCGGGGCTGTCCGGCATCATCTCCGGCTCCTCCATCGCCAACGTGGTGACCACCGGCACCTTCACCATCCCGCTGATGAAGCGGGTGGGCTTCCCCGGCACCAAGGCCGGCGCCGTGGAGGTGGCGGCCTCCACCAACGGCCAGCTCACCCCGCCGGTGATGGGCGCGGCGGCGTTCCTGATGGTGGAGTACGTGGGCATCCCGTACCTGCAGGTGATCCAGCACGCCATCCTGCCGGCGCTGATCAGCTACATCGCGCTGCTCTACATGGTGCATCTGGAGGCCGTGAAGCTCGGCATGGAGCCGATGCGCGGGCCGGCGCGGGCGCGGCTGCTGGTGCGGCTGACCCTCATTGCGAGCAACATCCTCGGCATCATCGCGCTGAGCCTCGCCGTGTACTACGGCGTCGGCTGGACCAAGGACGTCTTCGGCGCGGCGGCGGCGCCCATCGTCGGCGCCGTGGTGATCGCGGCCTATGTGGCGCTGGTCTGGCTCGCCGCCCGCCAGCCCACCCTCGAGGACAAGGGAACCGACGAGGACCTGGTGATCCCGCCGCTGGGGCCGACGGTGCGGGCCGGGCTGTACTTCCTGCTGCCGGTGGCGGTGCTCATCTGGTGCCTGATGGTGGAGCGCTTCTCCCCGGGGCTGTCGGCCTTCTGGGCGGTGATGTTCATGATCGCCATCAGCCTCACCCACCGGCCGCTGCTGGCCTTCTTCCAGCGCGACCGCACGCTCTGGGCGGCGACCCGCCAGGGCGTGGCGGAGCTCGCGGACGGCATGATCGGCGGCGCCCGCAACATGATCGGCATCGGCGTCGCCACGGCCACGGCAGGCATCGTGGTGGGCACGGTGACGCTCACCGGCATCGGCCTGGTGATGACCGAGTTCGTCGAGTTCATCTCCGGCGGCAACCTGATGCTGATCCTGTTCTTCGTGGCGCTGCTGAGCCTGATCCTGGGCATGGGGCTGCCGACCACGGCCAACTACATCGTGGTCTCGACGCTGATGGCGCCGGTGGTGGTCGAGCTGGGCGCCCAGAACGGGCTGGTGGTGCCGCTGATCGCGGTGCACATGTTCGTGTTCTACTTCGGCATCCTCGCCGACGACACGCCGCCGGTGGGCCTCGCCGCCTTCGCCGCCTCGGCGATCTCCGGGGCGGACCCGATCCGCACCGGCATCCAGGGCTTCGCCTACGACATCCGCACGGCGATCCTGCCGTTCATGTTCATCTTCAACACCCAGATCCTGCTGATCGGGCTCACCGGCTGGGTGGATCTGGTGATCACCGTGGTGAGCGCGACCCTCGCCATGCTGGTGTTCTCGGCGGCCACCCAGGGTTACTGGCTGACGCGCAGCCGCTGGTACGAGACCGCGGCGCTGCTGCTGATCACCTTCACCCTGTTCCGCCCCGGCTTCTGGTGGGACGACATCTACCCGCCCTACGAGAACGTGCCGGGTACCGAGATCTTCGAGGTGATGGAGACCATCCCCGCCGGCGGCAATCTCGCGGTGCTGGCCAGCGGCATGACCATCGAGGGCAACGAGGTCTCGAAGACGGTGCTGATCCCCCTGGAGGAGCCGCCGGGCGATCCCCAGAATCGCCTGCGCGCGGCGGGCCTCTCGGTGATGACCACGGGCGGGCAGGCCCAGGTGCAGAACGTGCGCTACGGCAGCCAGGCCCAGCGCGCGGGGCTGGACTTCGGCTTCACCATCGACGCCGTGCGCCTGCCGGCGGACCGCCCGCCCAAGGAGCTCGCGACCATCCCGGCGTTCCTGCTGCTCGGCGCCATCGGCTGGGCCCAGCACCGCCGCCGGCAGCGCGAGGGCGAGCCGGCCCCCAACGCGGAGCTGCGCGGCGCGGAGACGTAG